The sequence CCGGGCCCCGTGGCGCGGGTGGCTGACCGCCACCCCCAGGCTGTCGGGCCCGGTGCCGCCCGGCAGCACGCCGATCGCCGACCAGCCGAACTTCGCCGTCAGCCGCGGGTCCTGCTCGAACCGCCGGATGAGGCCGGTGGCCCAGGCGTAGCCGGCGGTGGGCCGCGGGGTGCCGGTGGTGGGGTCCTGCGGCGGCCTGCGGAAGATCTGGCCGCCCGCTCTCCGCTGCTCGTCGATCACGACGGCCTCCAGACCGTGGTCGGCCGCGCGGAGAGCCGCCGACATGCCTGCCGGGCCCGCGCCCACGACCGCGAGACCGAACATCACAGTCTTCCCGACGTCTCGACGGTCATGCCCTCGCTCACGGCCACGAGGCAGGTGCGGGTCAGCGGCCGGCCGTCGACGGTGGCCGCGCACTCGAAGCAGGAACCCAGGTTGCACAGAGGTGCCCGTGCGGCGCCGGTCCGGTCCCGGTCGAAAGGGGCTCCCGCGACGAGCATGGCGGTGGCCACCGTATCGCCGGTACGGGCGCGGACCCGGCGGCCGTCCACCTCGATGGTGACGTCGGCGCCGGGTCCCCGGGTCGTGCGGCGCCAGGTGGAGGGGGT comes from Streptomyces sp. Mut1 and encodes:
- a CDS encoding FAD-dependent oxidoreductase, giving the protein MFGLAVVGAGPAGMSAALRAADHGLEAVVIDEQRRAGGQIFRRPPQDPTTGTPRPTAGYAWATGLIRRFEQDPRLTAKFGWSAIGVLPGGTGPDSLGVAVSHPRHGARQIAARRLLIATGAYDLPVAFPGGRCPE
- a CDS encoding (2Fe-2S)-binding protein; translated protein: MTTPSTWRRTTRGPGADVTIEVDGRRVRARTGDTVATAMLVAGAPFDRDRTGAARAPLCNLGSCFECAATVDGRPLTRTCLVAVSEGMTVETSGRL